In Primulina eburnea isolate SZY01 chromosome 14, ASM2296580v1, whole genome shotgun sequence, the following proteins share a genomic window:
- the LOC140811598 gene encoding LOW QUALITY PROTEIN: transcription factor TCP3-like (The sequence of the model RefSeq protein was modified relative to this genomic sequence to represent the inferred CDS: inserted 1 base in 1 codon), giving the protein MEECSHHHQTSSRLGPRNPGGEIVEVQGGHIVRSIGRKDRHSKVCTAKGPRDRRVRLAAHTAIQFYDVQDRLGYDRPSKAVDWLIKNAKAAIDELAQLPTWNPITTSAFNAAFEQDESQEKLKEHQKRLEEEQQHRELSVHQGNLVITNASGPSNKRAMPMLGSEDEQQRLLQRGNTNDPNAQSVSFLPPSLDSDSIADTIKSFFPMGASAQPSSSDMQFQNFAATIPRNNGQSQDLRLSLQSFQDPILFHHQSQRTQHHQNPSHHTEQAHSQAQVLLSGIPLGYDGSAGWPEHHMQHAEFNRFQRFSGWNACGDTAGGSGGAATAAGYLFNSPPAPQPLLQQLLGQNQXFSQRGPLQSSNTPSIRALMDPSAISIATADHNQQQHHYPAVVPIYPSSMSGIGFATGVGGFSGFHIPARIQGDEEEHDGYSDKPSSASSDSRH; this is encoded by the exons ATGGAAGAGTGCAGCCATCACCACCAAACCTCATCGAGATTAGGCCCAAGAAACCCCGGCGGAGAGATAGTGGAGGTACAAGGCGGGCACATTGTGAGGTCCATTGGCAGAAAAGACCGCCACAGCAAAGTTTGCACGGCAAAAGGCCCCAGGGACCGCCGAGTGCGCCTCGCCGCGCATACAGCCATCCAATTCTATGACGTTCAAGACCGCCTCGGCTACGACCGCCCCAGCAAGGCCGTGGATTGGCTCATCAAGAATGCAAAAGCTGCCATTGATGAGCTTGCGCAGCTGCCTACCTGGAACCCCATTACCACCTCGGCATTTAATGCAGCTTTTGAGCAAGATGAATCCCAGGAAAAGCTCAAAGAACACCAGAAAAGGCTCGAAGAAGAGCAGCAACATCGAGAGCTTAGTGTGCACCAGGGTAATTTGGTGATAACTAATGCTTCCGGCCCTTCAAATAAAAGGGCAATGCCGATGCTGGGAAGCGAAGACGAGCAGCAAAGGTTGCTGCAGAGAGGCAACACGAATGACCCTAATGCACAAAGTGTAAGCTTTTTGCCTCCCTCTTTGGACTCTGATTCAATTGCTGATACCATCAAGTCCTTCTTTCCAATGGGTGCTTCCGCACAACCTAGTTCATCAGATATGCAGTTTCAGAATTTCGCAGCAACGATTCCAAGAAACAATGGACAAAGCCAAGATTTAAGGCTTTCTTTGCAGTCATTCCAAGATCCAATTTTGTTCCACCACCAAAGCCAGCGTACTCAGCATCATCAGAACCCCAGCCACCACACAGAACAAGCACATTCACAAGCGCAAGTTTTACTGAGTGGAATTCCACTGGGGTATGATGGAAGCGCTGGTTGGCCAGAGCACCACATGCAGCATGCAGAATTCAACCGCTTCCAGAGGTTTTCAGGTTGGAATGCTTGTGGAGATACTGCTGGTGGGAGTGGTGGAGCTGCCACGGCTGCAGGATACTTGTTCAATTCACCACCAGCGCCACAGCCACTGCTGCAGCAGCTGTTAGGCCAAAATC TTTTTTCACAGAGGGGACCCCTTCAGTCCAGTAACACGCCTTCGATTCGTGCTTTGATGGACCCGTCAGCAATATCAATTGCCACTGCTGATCACAATCAACAGCAACACCATTATCCAGCAGTTGTGCCAATTTATCCATCATCAATGTCTGGCATTGGATTTGCcacaggagttggtggattctCCGGGTTTCATATTCCTGCACGAATTCAAGGTGATGAAGAGGAGCATGATGGCTATTCTGACAAGCCGTCCTCTGCTTCTTCTGATTCTCGTCACTGA
- the LOC140813362 gene encoding uncharacterized protein, which translates to MADEKHISRGGNSRSKKDKLKKVPQRGLGVAQLEKMRLEEQQKKDSTEISSFRPHFPPSPNSIPLPPPSQNNIPSPNALFRHTPLVSNSETVHQSSVSKAIMSPRYGDWSTISNGEFNLEGESRMLDSHGLAFQPRVNASYDTNASVLPLPSVPQRSHQSHQLHSSLPSMTVNPSPSSVLSYRMELPSNQIFRSNSYIPLYPEEDKMVGMKRAYPFSLETPPAPSFNRNFHSTYSASMSKSEELNSCSNRYTVHLEPRNKYTREGPSNSSPLHERNHSEVTTDTGKLNGDFLSLAPPMAVPLLVNSNSKHALTCLSQENSKSQIQGSGASGAAEQPSFNFFPVELRNNQPTTKDKTLDLNLKL; encoded by the exons ATGGCAGATGAAAAACATATTTCAAGGGGTGGTAATAGTAGATCAAAAAAGGACAAGCTAAAGAAAGTCCCCCAAAGAGGATTAGGTGTTGCCCAGCTTGAGAAGATGAGATTGGAGGAGCAACAGAAGAAGGATAGTACTGAAATCTCCAGTTTCAGGCCACATTTTCCCCCTTCTCCAAATTCAATTCCGTTGCCACCACCATCGCAAAATAATATCCCTTCACCAAATGCATTGTTTAGGCACACACCATTAGTCTCCAATAGTGAAACTGTACATCAAAGTTCAGTATCCAAAGCGATAATGAGTCCTCGATATGGTGATTGGTCGACCATTTCGAATGGTGAGTTCAATCTTGAAGGGGAAAGTCGAATGTTAGATAGTCATGGATTGGCATTTCAGCCTCGAGTGAATGCATCATATGATACAAATGCCTCAGTTTTACCTCTTCCTAGCGTGCCTCAGAGATCACACCAATCACATCAACTTCATTCTTCTTTGCCTTCTATGACT GTGAACCCATCGCCATCATCTGTATTAAGTTACCGGATGGAGCTCCCTTCAAACCAAATTTTTCGAAGCAACAGTTATATACCTTTGTATCCAGAAGAAGATAAG ATGGTTGGCATGAAGAGGGCGTACCCCTTTTCTCTAGAAACTCCACCGGCCCCTTCCTTCAATCGAAATTTTCATTCTACCTATTCTGCTTCCATGTCTAAATCTGAAGAATTAAATTCGTGTAGCAACAGATATACAGTTCATCTGGAACCAAGAAACAAATACACCAG AGAAGGCCCTTCAAACTCCAGTCCCCTGCATGAAAGAAACCATAGTGAAGTAACCACAGATACCGGAAAGCTGAATGGAGATTTTCTATCGCTGGCTCCTCCAATGGCTGTTCCTCTGCTTGTTAACTCGAATTCCAAGCATGCTCTAACTTGTTTAAGCCAG GAAAATTCCAAGAGTCAAATCCAGGGAAGTGGAGCGAGTGGAGCAGCTGAACAGCCTTCTTTCAACTTCTTCCCCGTCGAGTTGCGTAACAACCAACCTACAACCAAGGACAAAACACTTGATCTCAATCTAAAGCTGTAA